In the genome of Parasteatoda tepidariorum isolate YZ-2023 chromosome 10, CAS_Ptep_4.0, whole genome shotgun sequence, the window taaatttgaaagaatttgtattttgtttgtcaTTAAATCACTCCGCCAAACATTTATaagtcttttattttctttcttttattttaagaatgccGGGgctttgccaaaaaaaaaaaaactcaatcatTTGGGCCTCTAGCCGATAAAAATCGGGAACCTCTGtactaataaatatagataaaatatcactcaattcatgcatttttcttttttaaagctcAGTCTTCTTATATTTTGAGGATTAACATACAGGAATGGTCCAGctaaagttaataatattattactatgatgagaatttttgatttatatattaaaaagaacttttctcAAAACCTAATAatataggaatttaaaaaaaaaaatgaaaatagtacatatttttcgctaattttattataataaaatataatattttaaatttcagaattgttttgtttacaaagttttaacaattttctgtataactttataaatgagTAATGAGCAGCTCATAATAGTTTGAGGTCTAGACTAGAAAATCTCTTTCAAGTTTGgatgggaaaaaaaatagtagtatACTTACTAAGTTTAATACTTAATGTTACTAGAAATGACGTCAGGTTACACGATTAAGTTTTACTCAACAAGCTACTTTACTCTGTTGCAAACTAAGAAAAAACCATTGTCCCAATGGAGAGAGCCTGTTTGCACCATAGAGCACTATCTCAACTCTATGGTTTATACTTAAGTGCACGCCAAATCGATGCCAAGCTCCCAGCTCGATCGTATATCAGTTTTTCAACTTATTGAACAACCTATTAACAAgtgataagaaataataaaaatatctaaaaatcgtCATCTGTTCGTGTTTAAAGAAGATGATATACTGTTTCACGCAGACGTTTTTCTTCTACaacgaaacaaaagtaaaaattctttatctcgaGGTGATTTTTCAAGGGCATGCCAGCATAAGATGCGCTGTGTTACAGGTCCCATCAAATCCTACTGTAACGTCATATCCTGGTTTCGTTTTCAACTACGTATGATCTCCTTATCTACCAAAATACGTCACCAAGTTATAAGATTACTGTAAAACTAcaaaactataactttttttaaaataattctataatttatatGGTAAAAGGTAGCACAAATTAAACTTTCGTCTgacgtgtttaacttttaaaagcatatttgtgctaattgaaaacgaaataaaacgTAATTATATGCAGACActgatgattacttaaatcctaaGCGGTGTATGGGAGAAGTTACTATTCACTTTTTtgagcattatatttttttcttcaaattttaatttcatcgcTTTGAAAATTTCGTTAAGTCACGTAAGACTGAGTTTGGCGAGTTTATGGCGCCACGTGAATTTTGGTCActtaagttattttcaattaactttaGTATGAGCGCATGTATTGATCCAAATgcttaaagttataaaatatttttttgacttcAAAAGTTCTTGTTCAACAATCGGCATAAGtgcaaattatattaatgattaacATCTACAGTTATTTatgattgtaattaaaaataacttctagCAATTAATTACTACACTTCAagcaattaatacatttttagaacCCTTATCAGATGAAGGCAAGTGCTAAGTTTAAGgatctcaaattaatatttaggattagaaaaaaaattacaacgaTATCTTAATCATgcaaatcattataaaataaggtGGAAcataaaacctgtttgatttcCTAGGAGTAGAATAGAAACACTTCgtcaatcaataaaattggtttTAGTGCTTTGCACAGATTGTATTTCCTTATCGGAGATTTGATTGCATTGTTTAATTACCGATTACTAGAAATATCTTCCAGTAACTACACTATTATCGAAACTATTGTACGCCATCTTCCTAATTGGTTTcgcaacatatttaaataaggttttttttcctcagcttaaataattgttttcgaAAACCAATTACATTTGCAAACAAAATCAGCTAATATTCAGTCAgaagaaaatttgtttagtaaaatttaacatatacactaaaatttttggtatatatataactatatcCCAAccttttaacatattaatatgcatattcttaatttttttaaaagtagtggtggtcaaaaagattataaattaagtttattaatgcaaggaatatataaaaagcatacacatacctgccaacttttaatcccttccattatcattttttccagtggtattaaaatggaattaaaacttcaattttaagcaaacaaatacgttgtgtttgagaaaacttaagttgacaaccgtGATAgaaacgcatattaatatatgtgcttaatttttgtaagaattgtggcgatcaaaatcatttaaaaattaagtttataaaagagaaaatagtatataattactacctctttaaatatgaaaataaaatcttccggaaaatccggaagagttgtcAGGTATGCATATACTTTacaaccactttaaatatagaattaaaattttacaccaaaTGCGTAAAATTTAGCAGGTacgcatatatatatagtatatatatatatataaaataattaatccatACACACGGTAAcacagacattttttaaaaaaagtcagtgTAATTAGCTTCACAAAATATCagacaaacttaaaaaatttaataacattaatttaattgtgtAAAGAGCGAAAATATTGTAGAAATTTATAGTAAACACGTGTAAAACAtggtaaaatatatagtattacAAGGAATTACCGTTATGTCTTTACTCGGTCAGGTCCAAATAATCTACTTGAATAAACAGTTTGTTGCTAACGTCACTTTGCTAACTGCATTGAAATGTGGCGTATTACGTTGTGATAACGACTGGTATTGTGGAAGTGAAGTTAAAATGAGACGGTTGTTGACATAGAAACGTCTGCAAATTCAGTCAAAAGATAAACAAGGaactcaaagttttttttttatataagcaTACAATTATATCGTTTCGAATCATCTTGATAAATTGGCGGCAAAAATTGCTTGACGATTCTTtacttttctctttaattttgctttttagtacaacaattaggggagagtcgggtagccccgcccacctAAGGagttttgcttatatttctgtataatattgagtaataatcaatatttttgtatgtttctattgttttaccatctagttaaataatgcaaaaagaataaaccaaaaaaagaatagtttaacttaaaaaaatagaaatttaaaaaaacatgttttttagcTCCTTTCAAGatgggtagccccgcccagttacaaaaattgggttttttggctattttttcaggtgtaaatgagaatgaccaatgtatcgacaatagataaacctcatttatcatttttatcacaaaattattttatttattacatatttatatacttttagtgaattctatcatttaataacaacaaatgtcatactttttatcattattaatgtatattaatatattataatattaatatatatttatNNNNNNNNNNNNNNNNNNNNNNNNNNNNNNNNNNNNNNNNNNNNNNNNNNNNNNNNNNNNNNNNNNNNNNNNNNNNNNNNNNNNNNNNNNNNNNNNNNNNNNNNNNNNNNNNNNNNNNNNNNNNNNNNNNNNNNNNNNNNNNNNNNNNNNNNNNNNNNNNNNNNNNNNNNNNNNNNNNNNNNNNNNNNNNNNNNNNNNNNNNNNNNNNNNNNNNNNNNNNNNNNNNNNNNNNNNNNNNNNNNNNNNNNNNNNNNNNNNNNNNNNNNNNNNNNNNNNNNNNNNNNNNNNNNNNNNNNNNNNNNNNNNNNNNNNNNNNNNNNNNNNNNNNNNNNNNNNNNNNNNNNNNNNNNNNNNNNNNNNNNNNNNNNNNNNNNNNNNNNNNNNNNNNNNNNNNNNNNNNNNNNNNNNNNNNNNNNNNNNNNNNNNNNNNNNNNNNNNNNNNNNNNNNNNNNNNNNNNNNNNNNNNNNNNNNNNNNNNNNNNNNNNNNNNNNNNNNNNNNNNNNNNNNNNNNNNNNNNNNNNNNNNNNNNNNNNNNNNNNNNNNNNNNNNNNNNNNNNNNNNNNNNNNNNNNNNNNNNNNNNNNNNNNNNNNNNNNNNNNNNNNNNNNNNNNNNNNNNNNNNNNNNNNNNNNNNNNNNNNNNNNNNNNNNNNNNNNNNNNNNNNNNNNNNNNNNNNNNNNNNNNNNNNNNNNNNNNNNNNNNNNNNNNNNNNNNNNNNNNNNNNNNNNNNNNNNNNNNNNNNNNNNNNNNNNNNNNNNNNNNNNNNNNNNNNNNNNNNNNNNNNNNNNNNNNNNNNNNNNNNNNNNNNNNNNNNNNNNNNNNNNNNNNNNNNNNNNNNNNNNNNNNNNNNNNNNNNNNNNNNNNNNNNNNNNNNNNNNNNNNNNNNNNNNNNNNNNNNNNNNNNNNNNNNNNNNNNNNNNNNNNNNNNNNNNNNNNNNNNNNNNNNNNNNNNNNNNNNNNNNNNNNNNNNNNNNNNNNNNNNNNNNNNNNNNNNNNNNNNNNNNNNNNNNNNNNNNNNNNNNNNNNNNNNNNNNNNNNNNNNNNNNNNNNNNNNNNNNNNNNNNNNNNNNNNNNNNNNNNNNNNNNNNNNNNNNNNNNNNNNNNNNNNNNNNNNNNNNNNNNNNNNNNNNNNNNNNNNNNNNNNNNNNNNNNNNNNNNNNNNNNNNNNNNNNNNNNNNNNNNNNNNNNNNNNNNNNNNNNNNNNNNNNNNNNNNNNNNNNNNNNNNNNNNNNNNNNNNNNNNNNNNNNNNNNNNNNNNNNNNNNNNNNNNNNNNNNNNNNNNNNNNNNNNNNNNNNNNNNNNNNNNNNNNNNNNNNNNNNNNNNNNNNNNNNNNNNNNNNNNNNNNNNNNNNNNNNNNNNNNNNNNNNNNNNNNNNNNNNNNNNNNNNNNNNNNNNNNNNNNNNNNNNNNNNNNNNNNNNNNNNNNNNNNNNNNNNNNNNNNNNNNNNNNNNNNNNNNNNNNNNNNNNNNNNNNNNNNNNNNNNNNNNNNNNNNNNNNNNNNNNNNNNNNNNNNNNNNNNNNNNNNNNNNNNNNNNNNNNNNNNNNNNNNNNNNNNNNNNNNNNNNNNNNNNNNNNNNNNNNNNNNNNNNNNNNNNNNNNNNNNNNNNNNNNNNNNNNNNNNNNNNNNNNNNNNNNNNNNNNNNNNNNNNNNNNNNNNNNNNNNNNNNNNNNNNNNNNNNNNNNNNNNNNNNNNNNNNNNNNNNNNNNNNNNNNNNNNNNNNNNNNNNNNNNNNNNNNNNNNNNNNNNNNNNNNNNNNNNNNNNNNNNNNNNNNNNNNNNNNNNNNNNNNNNNNNNNNNNNNNNNNNNNNNNNNNNNNNNNNNNNNNNNNNNNNNNNNNNNNNNNNNNNNNNNNNNNNNNNNNNNNNNNNNNNNNNNNNNNNNNNttatccgagggtactgcgttttttaaatgaatcaaatatgacgtttgccagttccacaatcaagccaatgatttacagaggtttctgaacagaaatctgaaaggggatttccatttaggtagatgttcataattgcttttaaagcttcttgtttaagacaagtacgtattgtgtttttttgtaagtttattgctgcaaagcccctttcaaccgctgcagtactcccagacagagaaaacatcaattccaacatgcgcagtatgttgctgtattgtggGTCATTTTGCTGCCTTGTAACTTGcaagactcttgtaagataacaaaaattgaaaatgtatcacaaaCATTAACGgcaaaatggccgtccgcgcggacgtcggattcgagaaattcgttgtccgcggagaATTTTTGATCgtcgaggacgggcggacgggctgtttttcgagccctggaaTAAGGACCAATGCACTAAGCGGGGATTAacacttattttcttatttaaccaGGTTAAAGGATAATGATcaatttaaatagtgaaaaattttccatcagtgtattaatacaattttttacactaaaaattaTGCGAACTCATTCTTTTTCAGTTGAGCTGTAATTTTTCTCAGTAGAAGAAAACTTTTTGCGTAAGTATAATTTGGGATGTTCATTTCCCTTTTCGTCATATTGTGTTAAAACAACCCCCTTACTTAAGTCGCTAGCatcaatatgaataaataattgcttatCAAAGTTAGGAGCATAAAGAATGGGATCACTGGATAGTTTTCCTTTTAAGTTGCTGAAAAGCATTTTTACCGTCACTCTTTCATTCAATGAGTCCCTTTCGAGATATTTATCCTTTAAGTTACAGAGAAGCAACGATTGATGAAAACATGTGTATATACACTGactcaaaacaattaaagtatATTGAGGTTGTGGGTTGATCTTACACCTGGGGAATTCTTTGAATGATTGATACATCTTAAGctatataagataaaaatgaaatttgcttgtcagaaaaaatgcgttttattgaatatttggatgcaaaaggaaaaaaaaacaatttttgcacatgagaaaaataaataaaaaaaggtgtttccttaaaagaaaatcattttttagtaTAAGGTATGATTTCTACGGACAGGCCAGCAACGTTGAACACCTTTGAGGCATCGAGCCAATGAGCTTATTAATGAGGGGTTGGTGTATTCTGTCCCATTCCTCCAGAAGAGCTCTTTCCAGTTAGTGGAGAGTTTGTGGGGGTGGTAGTCGACCAGCAATTCGTCAGCCTAGAATGTCCCAAGCATGCTCGATTGGGTTCATGTCCGGAGAACACGTTGGCCAATCCATCCATATATTTCCTTCTCCCTAAAGGAAATCATTTACCAAGTTGGCACTATGTGGCCTGCAATTGTCGTTCATTAACATGAAGCCATCTCCAATTGCtgcaaaattaaggaaatacaATAAACCAAGCACCTAGTTCCTTTTCAGGACTATCTTTTAACGGCCATGATAGAAATTTTGACTCCTATCAAACGCCGTCAATACCACAATCAGCAAGAGGACTTTCAGCcatgacagatttaacgtgcacgtTGCATACACGCCGGTCGTTTAGTTAACTGTCGGAATCAAACTCACAACGTTCAGCTCTCCAGAAGTAAAATGAGTGACGCTTTTCTGACTGTGtcaaattagtttttgagaCTCGGTTCATTCACCAGATTCTCAACTCCTCGACACTCAAGCTCAAAAGACTTAGTAgaattatttaatgctttctTGAAAGAAGTGTATTTCAGCATACCTTGATGGAATACCACACCGTGAAGTTCAAAATACCACGACGGGTCAACGTCTATAGTCCATCTTAAAGTCTGCATGATCTGACGAAACTTTAAATACTACTGGACTAAATAGTTATTCAATATCTCACTGATTTGAAGGTAAATTCGAAAATGTTGCAGAAAAGCAGCTATGCCAGTCTCACAGCTGCTGAACCGTATGTTTATTATCGAAATAGGGAAACCCTCTACAAAATTTCATGTAAGGAACCTCGTTATTGTCATAATTCATGATAGCGAGAACGGAATTTATGCTTGATGACAGATAGGCCCAGTAACgacctttaaaagaaaatctacaACTGGGTACAACTGCTTGACAATAGGGTAAAATGTGCTTATACTAATAAGACGTTAAGGCATCAATATAACAATTAACAAACAATAATGGAATTATTTGTGATACGGATAAACTTTCGAATTATAGAAAATGTCTCTAAGATTACTGAATCCGAACCAGAAATGAATTTAACGCATTTACATACAAGCAAAGAAATGGAAATAAGGAAAATTCTTCATACACATTTTACTGTTCCACGAATTGCCAACGTTGAAGAAAGACAACATCAATAACGTCATCAAAGACAACAAGTTGAAAATGGTTTTACgaaatgctttcatttttatatgtgTTTGCTTGCATACTGTTTTAATATGTGTTCTgttttttattggtttaagtttggttttaataatgtgtattttatttatgaaacagtGATAATTACGACGGTTGAAAGTTCGACATTAACGTAAAAAACAAGAAGACAACAAGAAAAGAATTACGATTTATTTCGTGAACTTATTCATTACTCAATCaacataaaactaatttgtatCCTCGCTAAGCTTCTCTCCAATTACAAAAGGCACAGATAACTAAAATGGTAAAggctgaaaaagaaataataaaaatgaatgcattttgaaatgaaatattgctattattttttgctttatatttattgatatttgtgATTTCAGgtatttaaagttacaaaaggTCCAATGCATACCTTGTCTAAGTGATGACAAACGTATCAACATGTATGAAACTGCACTCTTTATACATAAAAAcctttacttaatattattacttcGGTCGACTTTGTTGTGGtatcattcaatttaatatcaaatttgaactttttatacACAAATCTTTAATATGAATTCTAAACTATTTGTCCTATTGATTTGAAATCCGCCAACTTCGATTTCGGAAACAATACCTCGTTCGTCTAGATAGAAATGTTTATCTTCCTCTTACTTTCTCTTTTTTACCTTGTCGCTCACTTTGCCCAtagtcaattttctttttctttcaagcATCAGAAAACTAATGAGACCACTCACACCACTTAATCATAAAGTCCCACTCGGGCCTTAGAATAGTGGTGGTTTGAAAACCCAGaactaatatatattattatttagacggaaaagttttaattcccatagaatcaaatttttgaaatgtagaaAAACAGAAAGACCACATCGTCTAGGTCAGTGGTGCGCAAACTAGGGGTCGCCAGAAGTTTTTTGGGGGtcgccaaatttttatgaaatgcattatccCTGCATGCATGTACATATAAGGAGTGAAGAGCCGTCACTCActgtttaattgcaatttcatgCTGTCCACTCTTTCTTTGACTGTAATGCGTAATGTATGTAAATTGTGAAGACGCAAGTTTTTAACTTCGGTAGATAGCGCCCTCTTAGCGGTAATTCGCCAGTTTTACTGAAAAGCGCCTATTTGACTAGACGTTAACCGCAGGGAAAGGGCAAAAATTCGCTTCCGTGATCAGCCAATCAGATGGCGAGGTACGCGGTGTATCTGATAGTCAGAGTGATGACGTGAAGTGTTCGCATGAAGTTGTAGCATGTAGCAGTTGGCCTGCAATTGTTTTAGTTTATCCTCGAGTTTTATCATGTGACGTTGTGTATGTGGCATCAGCCAGATTAACTGTGACTGTGTATTCACTGTTTAGTTTTAGTTTGCATTCATGTTTAGTTTCAGTTTGTGTTTGCGTATCTCGGTAGGTTGTCATTAAATGTGTTTGCGAGATGCTAGATCttgctcatttatttaataagtatttaagtaATACTTAACCACACagtgtaattttgattttttatattttaatcggGCTTTGCTACTCTTTGTTATCAGGTATGTACTATCATTAGAGAAAGATCTctgttcattttattgaatttctcgaaaaaaatgataaaattttatatatttgttttagtttgaataatttaaccCCTATCTCCATAATGGATAAATGGGTAATACGTACAACAGGTACATCTTCAGCTAACAAACGAACAAATACTGATGAGGAGTCGCAAAATACTGAATTAAATGCCcgatctaaaaaaataagaaaatacaatgaggaattttttaagtatgGTTTTACATTTTGTGTTGTTGATGAAGAAGAACGCCCGATATGTGTCATTTGCAAcgaaaaattagtaaatgagAGCATGAAACCAGCTAAATTAAAAAGGCACCTGGAAACTAAACATAGAGACCTTCAAAATAAACATGccgatttttttcaaagacgagctgaaaatctgaaaattcaAAGTGCAGGAAATTTACAACAATACCTCAGAAAGCATTACGAGCTTCTTTAGAAGTTTCTTATCTAATAGGAAAAACAATGAAACCCCATGCAATTAGAGAATCCCTCTTCCTGCAGCAACTAAGATGACATCAATTATGCATTGCGATAAATATggataaaactaaaaacaataccATTATCAAGAGATACCGTGTCTCGGCGGATTTCCGAAATGTCACGAAATATCGAGTCAGAAGTCATAAAACGCATGCAAAATTCATCTGTATTTGCTTTACAACAGGACGAGACTACCGATATTACTAAAATGTCACAACTAATTATTTAcgtttggtttatttttaatgcagataTAACAGAAACGTTTTTATGTTGCAAAAGATTGGAAGGAAAAACaactggagaaaaaatattcgaaattataaatgcatattttgaaacaaagtcCTTTACCTGGGCAAACTGTGCTGCGATTTGTACTGATGGTGCTGCAGCATTAACAGGTTCGAAGAAAGGGCTCAGAGGCTTAATTCAGAAGGTGGCGCCTCATATGGTATTTAATCACTGTATGATTCATCGGCAAGCTCTTGTTGCAAAAGATATGGATGAAGAGTTGCACAACGTATTACAAGACGCTGTTAGTTCAATTAACTACATTAAATGCANCAATTCATCATATATACAAGCACTGTTGAAAGAACAGTTAGTTTAGTAACATCATCATCAATTACTCTGTGGAGCAAAGAGTAGCGATAGCTTTATATGCTCAACATCGGAATCCAGAAAACAAATGCCAAGCTTcgaaaataatggaaaatatacAACGAAAGATAATTGGTTGGGAGGGCGGGTGGACGCTAAGATGAAATTTGAATACAACTAAGTCCGTGTAACGAATTCTGGGTTATCTATAACTCTTTGACGCTGACAGGTCTCGAGTAATTTAATCTGTTATACTTTAGTTTTCACCCTATATTACTGTGTAGTGTTGTGAAAGAAAGCAGAAAAAGGTGTttaaatgtctttaatttttagaaaatatgtgtATAACTCCatttcagaatattaaaataaaacaattctgcGAATTGTGTAAATCCCGAGGGAAAGTAATATAATAGTATTTTGCACGCAGAACAACAAACAGAAGGTAGTAAAGTAAAATGTTGAGacatgaaagttattttaacaaaaatatgtgtttgataaaaattagagaaatttcaAGGACCTGGTGGAAAgtctaaatatattttggtttcaaagaagaagaaaaaaattatatcttttttgaagcaataaaatttttttcccgatCATAAATCTACTTGACTCAGATTGTGATATTTCACAATCAGCGTTCATGCACTAACTATCTTTCACAATCTGTAATCCTACTCTCAATCCAGCCAAAAAAGTTTTGCGTGTTCAATTACTGTTGCACTTGCATATCTCTGTCAGGCTGAAATgattaaactttaagaaaacgTTCATTAGTTCTGCATTCATTGATAATTGTCCTCAGGAAAATTAAGTATAATCTTTGCTAAAGGAGATATTGTGAACTTAGGTTTGTAAGCTTGATCGTAatcttgaactttttttttctgctttccTTTTCTACTTTTTGAAGAATTGTGTTGTATTTCAGTTTTCATAAGTTGTTCTATTTatctttattgtttattaaagtcattttaatacttttacattCAAGCAAATTGATGAATATAAGAAGTAACTTTTTCCTGTTCATTTCTTTGGACTAAAATGTCACAGGTAGATGAAACCATCTAcgttataattattatacatataattactttatttaatcctacgttattaaagaaaaagaatgtaaaataaattttcaaaccgAATCATATtgtttaacactagattgcccaaggaagtcattttgactgcttttttatttcaattagaaaaacaatgatgtatacaATGAtccaatttcttagaattttgtgactttttgtacaacatataatttttttaattattaatattgttttttttaattgttgttaacttgttatataactgtaaataatattaaaaactaagcttaaacaaatttctttacacattagttattcttttacaatgcagtcattttgactgcttttgggaaatataggtatatactaagttacAGTCTTATTTGTGTTAAAAAGCAACAAACTTaacatatatattgaaaaagacTATTTATTGATAACTTATGGGATCGGGGtgcaacaattttaaatatttggcttctattaacttattattacttaaaatgtaatgcacctttaaattaaaacatcttaaattttatcattgaacTTAATGTTGTCGAGAAATAGTGATAGTGAACACACCCctgtgaaggaacatttcatagatattttttaaaaataagattttaaacgtttttacttagattgattggtaacagtAGCTTACTACctaacaataggaagtcatctaacaATGTATTGGGTTACTTGGTCATAGAttctttttggaaatttttttgaattcgcTAGTATCTGTTCAACATCTTGtttctttgacaaaattataAGGTCAGAGTTTGTAGTTATCCGTTTAAAGTACAATTAATTGCATAtaacaatgctttttttctcattgtgaa includes:
- the LOC122271817 gene encoding protein FAM200B-like; its protein translation is MDKWVIRTTGTSSANKRTNTDEESQNTELNARSKKIRKYNEEFFKYGFTFCVVDEEERPICVICNEKLVNESMKPAKLKRHLETKHRDLQNKHADFFQRRAENLKIQSAGNLQQYLRKHYELL